TGAAGTATTTAAAAAAACGAAAAACAACAGTTTGAATGGAGTCTTAAACCGCAATTTTTCGCTGCTTGGTGATCCAAGTCTCCGGTTGCCATATCCTGAATTGAATATCTCAATAAAAGACATTTCAGAAGCTCAGTCTGGGAAATCCAAGGACACCTTGTCTGCCTTTCAACCATACCTCATAACAGCAGAAATTATAGATCCTTTATCTGGGGCCTTGAATATTGGATTTAATGGCAATTACAAAATTGAAATTCGAGGCGAGGCAATTCCAAACCAAACACTTGGAGATGAAAATAGTCCCTTTGACTTTTTGGAAGAAAAAGTCCTGCTATTCCAGGGATCAGGTATGGTCTCTGAAGGAATTATAAAAGCTTCAATTAAAATACCTGGCGGGTTTGAAGATCTCCTCTCAATGGCAAATATTCGGATTCTTGCCTGGAATTCAGATTCAAAGACAAGAGCATTAGGCCTAAAGAGTATTGAGATTAAGGATGAAATAAAGCCAAACGAGCCCGGAGAAGGACCTCAAATACAAATTAAAGTTGAAGATAAAGATCAAGCACCCTTTGTTTTTTCTAGTCCTAGATTAACAATCGAAGCCCATTTTTCAGATCCAGATGGGATTCAGATTTCAGGTTTGAACCCGGAACAAAATTTAGAAATTAAGCTAAACGATCAGGACCCGATCATTCTAAACGAGAATTTTGTTGCTACAAATGGATCCTTTTCGGAAGGAAAAATTGAAATTTCATTAGATGGATTTGAGGAAGGTCTGAATACAATTGAAATTTCAGCTTGGGACATTTTAGGCAATGGAAATTCTGTTACTGCACCAGTAGAAATACTAGGTAGTAATCGGCTTCAAATCCTTACTCATAAAGTATTTCCAAATCCATCCAGTATAGAAAGCCATTTTGAGGTAACACACAATAGACCCGGAGAAAATATCAACCTGACTTTAGAGGTTTTTTCACTGACTGGAAAAATACTATTTTCGGAAACCAAACGTTTTGTGAAAGCCTCCAAAGAGCTAAATGACTTGAGCTGGATTTTTTTCCAAACTCAGGCAAATTATCCAGCAAAAGGAACTTATATTTACAAATTGTCACTTGAATCAGAATCAGACAACACCTTCGATTCGGCAAGTGGAAAACTAGTGATTCAATGAACAAAAAAGCCGCCCAAATCTTTAAAAACTCACTTTGCGTAGTTTTTGCATTGGCTACTTTTTCTTCCTTCGCACAAAATAGTGTGATCATTTCCGGTCAGGATCCTAACCGTAGGGTTATTACTACTGCCGTACCTTTTTTGAATTTCGCACCAGATAGCAGACACTCAGCCATGGGCGATGTCGGAGCGGCTACCACTCCTGACGCATACTCAGCACATTGGAATGCTGGAAAGCTTGCCTTTATCAAAGAAGATCTTGGCTTTTCCCTTTCTTACTCACCGTGGTTAGGAAAGCTAGTCAATGACATGTCGCTCAGCTATTTGACTGGCTTTAAGAAAATCGACGAAAATTCTGCCTGGGGTTTTGATTTGAGATATTTCAATATGGGAGATATTCAACTAACCGATGGTAGAGGCAATGAATTGGGAGAATTTAACCCGCGTGATTTTGCACTAGGGACTACTTATTCCAGAAAATTATCTCAAAACTTAGGCCTTGGGGTTTCAGCCAGATTTATCTATTCAAACCTATCGGGCAACATTTCTTCAGCGGGTGGAGCAGAAGCAAAACCAGGTGTCTCTGTGGGAGCAGATATCGGACTTTATTATCAAAAATCCACCTTTGTGGGCACGAAAGAAGGCGTGTGGTCATGGGGACTTGTATTGTCTAACATTGGTCCAAAAATTACCTATAATAGTGCTGAAGATCTCGACTACATTCCAACAAACTTTAGAATCGGAACTGCCTATAAAATCAATTTCAATGAGCTAAGTTCAATCAGCTTTAGCTTGGATTTAAATAAATTGATGGTGCCTACGCCTCCAATTTACAGAACAAATGAAGATGGAACTTTGGCGACTGATGACAATGGAAACCTCATTATTGAGCAGGGATCTGATCCTGATCGTCCATTGATTTCAGGAATTTTTGGTTCATTTTCAGATGCTCCGGGTGGATTTGAGGAAGAAATTAAAGAGTTCACTGTTTCATTTGGAGCCGAATATTTATTCGCTGAAAAATTCGCCTTCCGGTCCGGTTACTTTTATGAAAACCAGAGTAAAGGCGGTAGAAAATACTTTACTGTAGGTGCTGGAATGAAAATTAAAAATCTTGGAATTGACTTCTCTTATCTAGTTCCACAGATTCAAAACCACCCACTTGCAGAAACGCTAAGATTCTCGGTTCATTACACGATTCCACAAAATTAATGTCAGTTGATCGAAGCAAGGCTCCAGGGTTTTATTTACCGGAGTCTTTTGATCTTACTCCGCCTGTTTCAGGCACGACTGCCACAGGTGTCTCGGTATTTTTCTTTCCTACACCTGGCATCGAGGCTGTTAAAATTGAGGTGGTGGGTCAAAGCTCCAGACACTTTTTACCCATTGACCAGCAACTTGTCCCGTCCTTTACTTTACAAATGCTTCAGGAAGGGACTCGAACGAAGTCGGATGCAGAGATTGCTAATTACTTGGATTTCCATGCCTCAGAGATTAGTAATCATCTCAGCTACACACAGGAAGGCATTCAACTGGTAAGCACCAAAAAACATCTATCCGAAGTACTCCCCATATTTCTCGATCTTTTCACAGAATGTACATTTCCGGATTCAATTCTTGAAAAAAGAAAGACTCAACGAAAGCTTAGCCTTCAATTAGAACGAGAAAAAAACGCCTCAAGAGCAAGTGTCTTATTTAGAAAAGCACTCTTTGGGGATTCCCATCACTATGGTGCAGTGGTGATTCCTGAACAGGTCGACCTGATCGATTCCACAACCTTGAGACACTATTACAATCAAAACCTTTGGACTAATCTGACAGTCTTTGTGGCAGGAAATCTCAACTCTGGAGAATTTAAACAATTGGTTAAAGACTTTTCCAAAATCCCGAATCGAGCTAAATCGATCAAAAGTTATATCCAACCTCCAGCCACTGTTCATAAAATCCATGAAGAAAGAGCTAACTCCGTTCAGACTAGTATCCGATTAGGATCTTGGAGTGTCTCTAAAACACATGCTGATTTTCAAGCCTTATCCGTTTTCAACACGATGTTAGGAGGATATTTTGGGTCTAGGTTGATCAAAAATATCCGTGAAGATAAAGGCCATACCTATGGAATCTCTTCCCATTTGGTCGAAATAGGAGACTTCAATTATTGGGTAATCGGAGCAGATGTGGAAAAGAGTAAAACTTCATTGGTCATCGACGAGATTCATCAAGAAATTCAGCGACTCGTTAATGAGCCCATTCCTATGGATGAACTAGAAACAGTTCGAAATTACCTCCTAGGACAGCTTCTATCAAGATTTAGCAGTTCATTTGAATTAATTGACCGATTCCGAGCTGTCCATGATTCTGGACTTGACTTCGGTTATTACCACGAAAAATTCGACTTTCTGAAAAAATTCACTGCTGAACAATTACAAGAAGTAGGCAAAAAGTATTTTTCTGAAAATACACCAGTTGAAGTAACTGTTGGGTAATCTTTCTTTTGCTTGTTTCACTTTAAAAGTGAATAAAGCCAGGATATGTCCCAATGCTTTTTCCCCCAAAGTTTAAAAAGAGAAAATCGAAGATTTTTTATACCAAGCTGACGACCAAGTTGGATTAGCTCTTTCGCAGGTTCAAAGTTGGCTGACCAAAGTGCATGTTTTAATTCATACATGATTCGTTCTTGAAGTGCCAAATTTTCCTCTGGAAGCTGATTTTGGTTTAAGATTTTGGAACAGACCTTCACCGTACTCGGTAACATTTTAGACTGATATCGCTTGTATTGCCCAGCTGACATCGAGCTTTGATGGACCCGTTTGACAATTCCGATATGGTCCGAAAAAAGAATTGGATACTTTCTGGCCAGCCTAATCTGAATATCAAAGTCTTCATAGTAAAGCGTTTCATCATATCCACCTTCTTTCCTTAAAATTTGAGCATTAAAAACCACCGTTGCAGAGCAAATGGTATTTCTACGAATCAATGTTTCGTAGATGTTAGCTAATTCCAATTGCTCAGTTAATTCACCGGAATAATTCCGCTTGTAAAAGGTCCGAACCTCTCCCCGATCATCTAATAAATGAGCGTCTGAAAAGACAAATGCTGCTTCCGGAAATTTCCTGAGTCGATCCACAGAATGGGAAATATGGTCAGGATAAAGCACATCATCTCCTGATAAGTCAACGATGTACATGCCTTCAGTTTGGGCTAATAGTTCGTTGAAAAGTCTGCAGTACGGCTGAGAATCCTGATAATAGACTGTTTTAATAGAAAGGTAAACGGATTGCTCTTTGACCCAGTTTTGAATTTTTTGAGGTGTATCATCAGTACTTCCATTATCAACGACGATCAATTCCTTATTGTAATAATCTTGAAGTTTGACACTCTCCAAGGCTTCATGAATCCACTCGCTGTGGTTATAAGCAATGCATATAATTGAAACCTTCCCTGATTCGATCATCCTAAAAAGTCTTTTCCCAAGTTATCTTGTTACTAATATCGTTTGAAAATCGGGATTTAAAGAACATCAAACTATCATTTATATGGCCTTCCGATTCGGAAGATCCAAAATCCACCGAATCTACTTTTTCGTCCTTGGCCAATTTCAATAATCCTAGCACGAGTAATTCTCCTAAATTTTTGAATTGACTTTTGGAATCAAAGGCAGACAAAAAGTAATAGACCGTATAGGAAGTCAATTTGACTGCTACTGCATGTGCTAGCGAGACCTCGCCCGAAGTGATTGAAATTTGAAAATACCGCTCCGGAAATAAGGAAACTTGATCGATCAATCGATTGGCATCCCAGGTCATTGGATATCCCTTTTGAGAGTTCCAAAGTTCAATTTCCTGAAGAAAACTAAAATTCAAGATCTTGCCATAGTGAAGTTTCAACTGGTTTTCTCCTGCTTTTTTTAACAAGCGATCTGCCTGATCACGAAATACTTTTTTGATTTCCTTTCTCCCAAAAAGGATTTGATGGGTATGAATCGAGTGAATCTGATATCCATTTTTAAAAAATATATTATTTATCAAATCAGCCTTGCTTTCGTATGGAAACGGGGCCTGCATGATTTGAACTGATCGAATCCCCCTTGATTTCAAGGCAGTTTCGACATCCTTTATAAATTGATCAAACCCAAAAAAGCTTTCAATAAAGAACCCTCCAAAAGGGCAAAAAGGCAGAGAGACCGCTTTTTCATTTTGGTCAAAACTGAATGCGATTACCCCTCTTATCTTTCCATTTTTAATCCAGCGATATTCTTCATGAGGAGATTCATCACCCAAGGAATATCCTTGAAGGAAATAATCTCTTTTAGTGTTTAAGGCCGGAACAATTTGCAATTCCAATTCACTCACGATACAATCGTTGAAGTTTTTTAAAGTCATCCCATAAGCGGATGTAATCTGATTCATCAAATGAACGATCTGAAAGTCCGAGTAGAACTCCACCTCCTCCAAAGCTCACCTTAACCCAATTAAGGGGCGGAACTAATAATCCCTTACCCGGATGATCAAGGGTAAATTCATTCGAACTCCCATCGATCCCTTCCACAGTTATTTTCAATTGCCCAGAAAGACAAACCAAAACTTGAACTTCCTCCCGGTGAGCATGTTGACCTCGGAATTCCCCTAAACTTACCTGAGTAATCCAAAAGCAACGCTGAATTCCATTTGGAAACAAATCTTTGTCATCCCAATAATGCAGCATCCCTTCTTTGCTTACGACTCCCTCTATGGATACAAGCGAAGCCGGTTGGAATAGCGAAAAATTATTGGGAGATGTTAATA
Above is a window of Algoriphagus sanaruensis DNA encoding:
- the porV gene encoding type IX secretion system outer membrane channel protein PorV: MNKKAAQIFKNSLCVVFALATFSSFAQNSVIISGQDPNRRVITTAVPFLNFAPDSRHSAMGDVGAATTPDAYSAHWNAGKLAFIKEDLGFSLSYSPWLGKLVNDMSLSYLTGFKKIDENSAWGFDLRYFNMGDIQLTDGRGNELGEFNPRDFALGTTYSRKLSQNLGLGVSARFIYSNLSGNISSAGGAEAKPGVSVGADIGLYYQKSTFVGTKEGVWSWGLVLSNIGPKITYNSAEDLDYIPTNFRIGTAYKINFNELSSISFSLDLNKLMVPTPPIYRTNEDGTLATDDNGNLIIEQGSDPDRPLISGIFGSFSDAPGGFEEEIKEFTVSFGAEYLFAEKFAFRSGYFYENQSKGGRKYFTVGAGMKIKNLGIDFSYLVPQIQNHPLAETLRFSVHYTIPQN
- a CDS encoding M16 family metallopeptidase gives rise to the protein MSVDRSKAPGFYLPESFDLTPPVSGTTATGVSVFFFPTPGIEAVKIEVVGQSSRHFLPIDQQLVPSFTLQMLQEGTRTKSDAEIANYLDFHASEISNHLSYTQEGIQLVSTKKHLSEVLPIFLDLFTECTFPDSILEKRKTQRKLSLQLEREKNASRASVLFRKALFGDSHHYGAVVIPEQVDLIDSTTLRHYYNQNLWTNLTVFVAGNLNSGEFKQLVKDFSKIPNRAKSIKSYIQPPATVHKIHEERANSVQTSIRLGSWSVSKTHADFQALSVFNTMLGGYFGSRLIKNIREDKGHTYGISSHLVEIGDFNYWVIGADVEKSKTSLVIDEIHQEIQRLVNEPIPMDELETVRNYLLGQLLSRFSSSFELIDRFRAVHDSGLDFGYYHEKFDFLKKFTAEQLQEVGKKYFSENTPVEVTVG
- a CDS encoding glycosyltransferase family 2 protein, giving the protein MIESGKVSIICIAYNHSEWIHEALESVKLQDYYNKELIVVDNGSTDDTPQKIQNWVKEQSVYLSIKTVYYQDSQPYCRLFNELLAQTEGMYIVDLSGDDVLYPDHISHSVDRLRKFPEAAFVFSDAHLLDDRGEVRTFYKRNYSGELTEQLELANIYETLIRRNTICSATVVFNAQILRKEGGYDETLYYEDFDIQIRLARKYPILFSDHIGIVKRVHQSSMSAGQYKRYQSKMLPSTVKVCSKILNQNQLPEENLALQERIMYELKHALWSANFEPAKELIQLGRQLGIKNLRFSLFKLWGKKHWDISWLYSLLK
- a CDS encoding sugar 3,4-ketoisomerase; amino-acid sequence: MKVLTSPNNFSLFQPASLVSIEGVVSKEGMLHYWDDKDLFPNGIQRCFWITQVSLGEFRGQHAHREEVQVLVCLSGQLKITVEGIDGSSNEFTLDHPGKGLLVPPLNWVKVSFGGGGVLLGLSDRSFDESDYIRLWDDFKKLQRLYRE